A stretch of DNA from Petrotoga sp. 9PWA.NaAc.5.4:
ATGCGGGTTGGAGAAAATCAGGCATAGGCGGAGACGATGGTAAGCATGGTATAGAAGAATTTTTGAACACGCATGTATTATATATACAGTACGACACTAATAAAAAATAATTTCTTAGGAGAATTCAATGAAAGTTATAATACCGTATGGAAAAAGTGAGAAATCTATAACGTTAAGAGATGATTTAAATATTATAACACTGAAAAAAATTAAAACGGAGGGTTTAAAAGCTATAAAAGATGAAATAATAAAATCATTAAGATTTCCTATTGGTACCCCTCCTCTTTTTACTTTAGCGAAAGGTAAAAAAGATTGTTGCATAGTAATTTCTGATACTACAAGACCCGTTCCAAATTCTATTCTTTTGCCTCCTATTATTGATGCATTGAAGATAGCAGGAATAAAAGAAGAAAATATAACCATTTTAATAGCAAATGGATCTCATGAACCAGTTTCAGAAGGTGCTTTTGAGGAATTGATAGGAAAAGAAGTTTTAAGCAGGAAAATTAAGATAATAAATCATGATGCATATGATGAGAACAATTTAAAATATATAGGTAAAGTTTCTTATGATTGTCCGGTTATTATAAATAAAAATTATTTAAAAGCTGATTTAAAAATTTGTACAGGTTTAATCGAACCACATTTTATGGCAGGGTATTCAGGTGGAAGAAAATCAATATGTCCAGGTATAGTTGGAATTGAAACTTTAAAAGTTTTTCATGGAGTAAAGGCAATGGAGCATCCTAATTCAAAAAGTTGTGTGTTAGAAAGTAACCCTGTTGATAAAATTGCTAAAGAAGTTTCGCTTATGGCCGGTTGTGATTTTATAGTTAATGTTACTTTGAATGAAAATAAAGATATAACTGGTATTTATTCAGGAGATATCTTTGAAGCACATCAATTAGGATGTGATTTTATAGCAAGAAATGCCATTGTAGAAATAGAAGAACCAGTTGATGTTGTAATAACTTCAAATGGTGGTTATCCACTCGATCAAAATTATTATCAGACCGTTAAAGGGTTGGTAGAAGCATCAGAGATTTTAAACCATAATGGAGTAATAATAATGATCTCTGAGTGCAAAAATGGTTTAGGAAAAAGAGAATTTAAGAATTTATTATTGGAATTAAAAGAAAAAGGAATAAAAGATTTTTTGAAAATCCATGATTCTTCGAAGACTTTCAAAAGCGATCAATGGGAAGTACAAAAGTTAACGCAAGTTTTAGAGAAAACGCAGAATATTTTTCTGTATTCATCTTTAACTGACGAAGATTATAAATATACTTTCGCTAACAAAATAGTAAGTGTTGAAGAAGGTATTGAAAAAGCTTTGAATTTAATAGGAGAAAGTGCTAAAATTGCAGTTATACCAGAAGGACCATATGTTGTTGGTAAAGTTAAGGAAAGAGAAGGAGGTTTATGAATTAAAATGCATATAGCAGTTTTAGTAAAACAAGTACCATCTACTGATAACGTTAAAATAGACGAAACGACAGGAACTATGATAAGAAGCGAATTAGAATCAGAGTTGAATCCACTTGATATGTATTCTGTAGAAGAAGCAGTGAAGATAAAGGAGGCACATGCTGGAACAAAAATAAGTGTAATCAGTATGGGACCTTCTGCTGCAGTTTATGCGATAAAAGAAGCAATATCTATGGGATGTGATGAAGGGATTTTACTTACTGACAGAAAATTTGCAGGTGCCGATACGTTGGCAACAGCTTACACACTTTCTCAGTATTTAAAACAGACTAAAAATTTTGACATTATTTTCGCAGGAGAAAGAGCAACAGATGGAGAAACAGGTCAAGTAGGGCCATCTGTAGCAGCGCAACTTAACATACCTGTTCTCACATATGTTAACAAAATTATTGAGATAACAGAAAATTCGATAGTAGTTCAAAGAGCCGTTGAAGGTGGTAACGAGACAGTTGAAACAACTTTACCAGCACTGTTAACAGTCGTAAAAGAAATAAATGAACCGAGATTACCAAATTTAGAGAATAAACTAAGGGCAAAAAATGCAAAAATAGATATTGTAAGTAGAGATCAAATTGATTTAGAAGAAGAAAAGATTGGTCTTAAAGGATCTCCTACAAGAGTAGTAAAAGTATTTTATCCAAAGATTTCAAGGCAGGGTGAAAAAATAGTTGTGAGGAGTCCCGAAGAAGCTGTGGAAAAAATTATCACTTTCTTAAAAGAAAAAGGTGTGATTGTATGAATCAAGAATACAAAGGAGTATGGACAATAGCAGAAGTAACGGAGGGAAAAATAAACACAGTATCTTATGAACTTCTCAGTTGGGGAAAAGGGTTAGCTGAAAAGCTGGGAACTGAACTTTCAAGTATTGTTTTATCAGATAAAATAGAAAATAAAGAAGATTTAATACATTACGGTGCAGATAACGTGTACTATGTTGAAAATAAAAGACTCAACCATTTTTATCCTGATATGTATGTTAATATTTTAAAGAATTTGATTGAAGAATTTAAGCCAGAAATAATTTTAGCTTCAGCTACAACATTTGGAAGAACTTTGATGCCTTTACTTTCAGCGAAATTAAATACAGGTTTAACAGCTGATTGTACAGATTTTGAGATAGAAGATAAAACAAATAAGCTAATTCAAATAAGACCTGCGATAGGTGGAAATGTGATGGCAAAGATAAAAACAACAACGATGCCACAAATGGCAACGGTGAGACCAAAATCGAAAAAACCTTTGCCAAAAGACGAAAAAAGGCAAGGAAAGACGATAAAAAAGGAATATGATGAAGAAATTTATCAAACTAAGTACAAATGGATTGAGTTCAAAAAAGATGAAACCAGTGAATTACCTATACAACAGGCAGATGTAGTGATAGCAGGTGGTAAAGGGCTGAAGAAAAAAGAGAATTTTAAATATCTTTATAATTTATCCCAGTTGTTAAATGGAGCAGTAGGGGCAACAAGAGCAGTTGTAGATATGGGATGGATAGACTATTCTCACCAAGTAGGACTTTCAGGTAAAACCGTGAATCCTAATTTGTATATAGCAATAGGTATATCAGGAGCTGTACAGCATATAGCTGGGATGTCTTCCTCTAAATACATTATTTCGATAAATAAAGATCCAGAAGCGCCAATATTGAAAGTATCGGATTTAGGGATAGTTGCGGATGCATCAGATATATTACCGTTACTTATTAAAGGGCTAAATTCAGGTGATAAAAATGAATGAATACAGAAAAGTGACATCAAAGGTATACGAAAAAATAAAAAGAATAGTGAAAAATGAGTATCTTATAATATATAATGACGAAGAAAATTTAAAAAGTTATTCAAATGATGAATCAGGTGGAGAGTACTATGCGCATATGCCAGATATAGTCATAAAACCAGAAAATAAAGAACAAATATCAGATATAGTAAAGTTAGCAAATGATGAAAATATACCGATAACTCCAAGAGGAGCAGGAAGCGGATTAGCTGGAGCAAATATACCAATTTATGGAGGGATAGTGTTATCTCTTGAAAGGATGAACAAAATCATAGAAATAGACACAGAAAATTTGGTGGCTGTTGTAGAACCAGGAGTAGTTACAAACGATTTATGTAGAATAGTTTCAGAAAGAGGGCTATATTACGCTGGATATCCAATGAGTGTAGAAACAAGTTTTATAGGAGGAAATGTTGCAACAAACGCAGGAGGAAGCAAAGT
This window harbors:
- the larA gene encoding nickel-dependent lactate racemase → MKVIIPYGKSEKSITLRDDLNIITLKKIKTEGLKAIKDEIIKSLRFPIGTPPLFTLAKGKKDCCIVISDTTRPVPNSILLPPIIDALKIAGIKEENITILIANGSHEPVSEGAFEELIGKEVLSRKIKIINHDAYDENNLKYIGKVSYDCPVIINKNYLKADLKICTGLIEPHFMAGYSGGRKSICPGIVGIETLKVFHGVKAMEHPNSKSCVLESNPVDKIAKEVSLMAGCDFIVNVTLNENKDITGIYSGDIFEAHQLGCDFIARNAIVEIEEPVDVVITSNGGYPLDQNYYQTVKGLVEASEILNHNGVIIMISECKNGLGKREFKNLLLELKEKGIKDFLKIHDSSKTFKSDQWEVQKLTQVLEKTQNIFLYSSLTDEDYKYTFANKIVSVEEGIEKALNLIGESAKIAVIPEGPYVVGKVKEREGGL
- a CDS encoding electron transfer flavoprotein subunit beta/FixA family protein, whose protein sequence is MHIAVLVKQVPSTDNVKIDETTGTMIRSELESELNPLDMYSVEEAVKIKEAHAGTKISVISMGPSAAVYAIKEAISMGCDEGILLTDRKFAGADTLATAYTLSQYLKQTKNFDIIFAGERATDGETGQVGPSVAAQLNIPVLTYVNKIIEITENSIVVQRAVEGGNETVETTLPALLTVVKEINEPRLPNLENKLRAKNAKIDIVSRDQIDLEEEKIGLKGSPTRVVKVFYPKISRQGEKIVVRSPEEAVEKIITFLKEKGVIV
- a CDS encoding electron transfer flavoprotein subunit alpha/FixB family protein, coding for MNQEYKGVWTIAEVTEGKINTVSYELLSWGKGLAEKLGTELSSIVLSDKIENKEDLIHYGADNVYYVENKRLNHFYPDMYVNILKNLIEEFKPEIILASATTFGRTLMPLLSAKLNTGLTADCTDFEIEDKTNKLIQIRPAIGGNVMAKIKTTTMPQMATVRPKSKKPLPKDEKRQGKTIKKEYDEEIYQTKYKWIEFKKDETSELPIQQADVVIAGGKGLKKKENFKYLYNLSQLLNGAVGATRAVVDMGWIDYSHQVGLSGKTVNPNLYIAIGISGAVQHIAGMSSSKYIISINKDPEAPILKVSDLGIVADASDILPLLIKGLNSGDKNE